GACAAAAGCATGTCTCGCATTCTTCCTGAACAAACAACTTTTACTCTGTCTCTTGTTCGTACAGTGTCCAATATATGTTTCGTGGTttagcagtatttcagttttgtaactgtgggcagtgttcctagattctgtaccagtactaaccctTTTcatctgcaagtaactgccaacttctctacgTGGTCCCAGGTAGAGGACACCTTGTCCGATGATTGAATTCGCGACAATCGCAGATTCACGGGTCTATCCTCTCCCCATTGTACTTGGCTGACTGGCTGAACGGACTCACTGCCTATTACAAGAAAGTTCTTTGCTGTTCATCCATTCGACTACGAAGACAAGTTCCCTTCAGTTTTTGTCACTGGAGCACTTCCAGCAGCAAATACAAGCATTGCGTCCCTAATGAATATTCAAGACATGAAGGCTTTCACGCGACCTTTAATAGGTTGCCTGCAGATGGCACACTTCCGGATATGTGGTGCGCATGTCTCGCATGAAACCATATGGCCACATGGGATAAATACCACATTAGATTCTTTGTCCATGCAGATTTTGCAGGTAAGCTGGTCTATCAACCGTGAGTTCTCCTCTTGTAAAACTTTTTGATCTGTTGTTAAAAGAAGACGAATACATACATTTTATAGCGCTGGCAATTCGTTGAAATTTCCACGTCGGCTAAACAGTGCAAAAGATCAAGATCTTCAAACATCTAAATTGTTGAGTGTTGGACGGTGAAATAAGTTCAAAGATCTGCGCTTTTTCTTTTACATTACGCCCCGAGTTTTACACCTTTTACaatgctgttttttttgttgttgtttttttttttttttttggggggggggggggggttgttaaATTAATAAATGAGAATAGCAATTTTGTCATGCCGTTAAAACTTGATTTAGCAGTAACGCAAGAATTCATTGATGATGAATTGTCCATACGGATATGCCAGAAACCATTTTATCATGATTCATAAGTTCAGTGAATAATCAGCACGTGgccttttctttaaaattaaatatgtgTCGCGACTTGAAAAATTAATAGGAGttatttaaatatcataaattatacctAATTCAATAGAAGTATTTGTAGCACCCTTTAGTGTTGCCTGCGCAGCTGTTGCATCCGTGCTGTGATGTAACTGTTTTTGATCATAAGATGATGCAATTTTATCTGAATGTTCCGTTCCGTGTGCTTGTGAGTGTTTAAGCATGTCATCTAGTACTGTTGCTATAGCTGACTCTGTAACATCGGTGATTGCTACAACAAAGATTAAACAACCGCTGAATTCACACTAATTAAGGTTCTTTTGCAGTGTTTTGAAACCTCCCCTTGGCTGAATTTTTATTTAGGCTTtaggttttgatattttctgcaCAGTCGAAGATAATACTCAGGAACAACTAGCCTTTGTATAAAGTACTTCCTACTTCTTctaaataatgcattaaatataCATTGTGTAATTCTTCTGAATAATGCAATAGATATATATTGTGAAATTCTTCTGAATAATGTAACAGATATATATTATGAAATAGTGGTGTACGAGGTATAAATGCCCAACATTAAAATTACACCTCAAGGTTGGTCTCCAAACATTTAACATGATCCTTAAAACATTATCACCAAAGCAGGTTTTGCAGTATGCATAGAATCCCGTCGTGTTAATTTATTGCATACTACCAGAAGTAGAATATGTACACCTTTGCAGTACAGCTGAACTCGTCTTAGCGACCACCTATATTAATCAACTGCTTGTCTTAAGTAGCCAGTGAGTTTACTTCTCTAATttactttttgttctaatttcagtTTGTCTGAAACAGCCACCTGCTTTAAAAAAGCAAACTATGTCGCTTTCTTGGTTGGCTGCGTAAGGCGGGGCACTCTACCGGATACATCGTTTCGTCTTGCATATTGATAAGGCCGATAATATGATGCGAAAATACAGAATGCGACGCGAAAACGCGACAGCTCGATGCAATGACGCGATTATAACATCGCATTTTCCCATGGGTCATCGTATTATCGCACTATCTCCCCTTCGATTCAAAGGCAAAATTACGGAACTACGGTTGTGCAATGTTCATTTCGCACTTTCGCACCGTTTTATCGCTTTTTAATAATGGAACAATACTGTGACAATACGATGAGAAAACAGATGCGAAAATGCAATACTGACATAGTATGTTAGCGTTGTATTCTTACGGTGTCGTATCGCTCTCGTATTACCGGGGAATACCCTAAGAAAACCGCAATGAATGGGATTTCACCTAAGTTATAAATACCTGTGTATTAATAGATTCTAGCTAATGGAAAACGATAATGACTAGTTGTATGGCTGGTTATTTCCTTCTAATAAATTACCATAAGAGTGGTCACGTAagttttttagttttttgttttattttaacctAAAGGTGGGACACGTTAACTAAACTTACCGGTCCTTTCCAGACTCGTTTGAATGTCTGCCAGAGAAAATCCCTTAGAAAGAATTGTTTGTTGTGCCAGCAGTTTTTCCGACAAAAGGGCTTCTGTCGACATCTTGCTGTCCCCATAATTTGTCTTTACCTTAGATGCTGTACTTCCGATGCTTGGCTTTTTAGGCCCTCTATTTTCTTTAACTGTATTCAAGGCCTCCTCACCAGATACAACTGCAGTCTGAAGAAACAATTTAACAGATTGCAATGCTTTTTTACTATTATTGATATGTAAATGCAGATGAGTGTCATTATTTCAACACACATTACGACCTGAAAAACATTGTTTATGATACTTTGTAACTGGATTACTTTTTTTAAACAGGGCACCGATTTCCTAAACATGCCAGATTGCACAGAGAATATCTGTTTGTTATAGATGAAATGAAACCTAGCATATAAAATTAGAATACGACCCATCTCTTTTCTAACATGTGTAATACAATCCAGTGTCTTATTACCGGTGAGGATTCTTGCTCGTCAGAGTCGGATTGTACTTCTCTGTGTTGTCTGATGAACTCTGACCCTTTTTGTTCCCTTAAAAATCCACATTCAGGGAACCATCTTGCATGCTCTTCCCATGGGCTATCACAATATTCCCAGTTACGAAGTCCACCTCCACAAGAAAAGCATCTTACGCAGTCACTGATGCCTGTACAATAGAATATTGTTAGTTATCATATGCTTATGaataatttcattgtttgataagaaacatctttatcattttattgtaataatataattgttttattagtcATTTTgattaaacaattataaattctTGATATATCTTTATCACTTCAcagttgtaaaataaaaactgctgacAAACAGCCAGGACAAAAAATAAATGCTAGAATGTTAGTTTATTATCTTCAAAAATATtctgttgtttcattttttaatctCTTAATGATAGATTTGATCCCATATATACCTGCGTAAAAGAAGCCAGCTGAAACAAGAAGTCCTGGGTCTATTACATCACTACAGGGCCACCCTGTGAATGTGTTCATTCTATAATGATAGTTCTCATGATCGGGGTACTTGTGCCGTGGCTGTGTATAAAGACTGGTACCGCTTGCTTCAGACTGCCGACTTTGCCTCTGTACGTAGACCTCTCCACTTCGGATACTGCCATCAGTTACACTACTTCCGCCTCCTGTAGCACCTTGAACTTCGTCGGCATGGATCCCTACGTTTCTACGATCAGCTCCTACGATAAAGTGACAATCTGGTGAGAGTCTGGCATGTATATCTGCAACAGAATCACCCTCTCTCCATCCTCGGTACTCGAGTCCGCACGAAAAACACGTGACACTGTCACCTGATCCGTTGTAATAAAATCCGTTTGACGCTAATCGTATTGGCATTACGGGTGAATCGAACGGAAATGTTTTGAATGTTTCATACCTTGCCCATTCAAACCTCATCAACCTGGCACCATTTCTGTTGTTTTCTAACTCCTGAAAGTACGTTTCCAGAGAAGAGGGGAAAACCCAACACTTTTGTCTTGAAACATGACTAAACGAAAAAAGATGTTGGTAATGATCGCCCTTgtatttttgaagtcttttaCTGATGTTTCTATTATATAAGTCCAATTTCTTGTTAACTGATAAAATTGAGTTATTTGACCTCCCATAgttgatatgtgtatttttcgAATTCAAAGAAATCCAAATCACAAAGACATACCAGCAACAAAACAAACAGGAGAGCAGAACCacacttttttgtttattttttaaacaagaaaaaaatcctAGCTGATGTAAATATGCACaagatataactgaaataatattcatttctGTAATCACACGCACTCTATCCGCCATGGATATAAAACATAAACTTGTTAAACAAATAACAATAAGATATTGTAAAGGTCTGGAGAACATTTTGGAACGAAATGTAACGAGAGAGCACATGTGAGTCTGCAGTCTATATATACTGATAATTCAAACTATAAATAGAATTGGATTTTCCGTGAGTCATATTGTAGTATTTTATAGTATTGATTACATGGACGGTGCACAGAATGctttaatcttcggttgattttcgcTACATTCCGTATAGAATACGGAAAGTAACCAGCAagtaaaatggtttatatttttAAAGCGTGCATACGAATGTACGCAAGTCACGATTGCTCTGTGGTCGTCGTCAATAGCTTGAAACATGGAGGTATTAAGATCGAAACCGttcagtctgtttttttttttttgttttttttttccccacaaatttcaaaaaacactttatacatgtacatttttatgcaatgttcccttcattgtatttttcacaagtagttttttttttaatttctcatttctttaatatatatttatgttatttttattcaaagTTCATTTCACTACATTACAAATTCCATACATATAAATTACACCtagctaaattcatcattcagtttcgcTCGCGGTGTCGGTACTGCAATCATCGgagtcatataaatcatataaacaattaaaaatgaaaaataaaactgttctccctaatgggctcgaaccagcgaTTTCAAGCATTTGAGTCATGTGCTGTAACCACTGGGCCACAGATACGAATGACGAGTACATGTTTCACTTACAATACAAATAATGAAATTTggacacttaaccaaaatttctttccgtaaTACATACGGATAGCACCGGTTGGtccgaatattataatatcgaatgcaTAGAACGTGTAATGTCTGCACATTTGACAGattaaaaaatagcacaatataATTAACATTCTCCATACTTATCCTCTTCGCAAACGCGAGGAAGTGTTGATGAATTAGTGATATATTGATTGTACATTACTTGACAAGTGAATACAAGTAGGCTTCTTCTAAAAAAGAAAcataggagaggtccagtgttgttccttttaaagttatatcagagacatagataacaattgttatctaattGTTATCCgattatatgataggttgtgcaaTAGACGAAAAATAGTTTtcctgttgcaggtcactgtgacctattaggggtcatggttactgtgaccatgacctaatgacctcaaaatccataagttatcttcaggttatgatcaacctccgccagTCCGAGGACAGTaagcccaagcatttcctagttactgaatttcatttaaaaaggttcaaaagctaccactgcaataattgtacactgaacttggccctggtgaaagctgccaaattagaATCTTAACATTTTTGCGAaaacctcacctgacaggcttgtttgCTTCCGATAAGCTTTAGAAAAACTTAGAAGAAAATCTTAATCGAACGGACGTCTGTCGGaagtaaaaaatatcattcttttttaaaagattttttaatgtgctatttgaaattctaaacattttatttgttctagtttatcaCTCAGTTTGTCGAATtgccgccttgttttgatcacgtgattaacatctccgtCTATTAGAAGctcggaagaactcttcttattccggcagatcttccgaatggggcaaacaatataatatacgccagttaaacaataaattcatttaattgaacgaaatacattttaacgtgattcaattcatatgcgtatctttgaatactgcgaacaaagaatagtgaatatatatatatatctatatatttcttgttaataacTAAACCGTTTCCAACGTTTGTAACAATTGTATTacacaatatttctttattttaaaacgaacaattattttcgtcttagaagatttcaaaacttacttgtgcgcaagcgtatttgggccattttagactggcttaccgtaatttgcgctagaaagtgaaatcttacgccgtaaaattagtagataaGTCTAAATTCTCCTTTTTTTGAAAGCCAATACTATGGAGAGGTCTCTCCAATCAGTATTTCTTTCGTTTTAACTGTCGAAAAAGTATTCGGCAAGACAACTtagttgggtaaaatgcagatgATAGGAAATcagtagactagccactagactgataatagatatatttctacatttttcccctttttcgtcgaattcaatttcatggagacaaaagccagtctattttagagattttcacacaggaatGATGTAAAAATTATGATAGTTCAaaaaggtagcaaggtacacttagattcgaaataTCGCCAgccttacatgtagcgagtcgtaatAGTGCACTTCTCTAATGAGCAGAATCGGGGTGGCTTTTTATAAACTGTGTGCATTGTGTGACAAGATCACGACTcccatacaagaatacagaaagtcatcaaaacgaaagttttacatcatcaattaaaaataacatgccaaaatcatcagttttgcactttttgaacagcctacaAAGATCCCgttgcaggaacaatgtccaattttttTGCATTTCTCACTTTGATAGTTCCTACTGAAATACAGGATATTAATGGAATGGGGGTCATCcggttttttggttttttttttggttttttttttcacaaaatagcaaaaatgttccgTAGTATCAATTAACAAGCATATGATTTGAATTTCCTgcgccaaggtgactcatcgattcatacaaagctagtagcagttagttttacaactgacttcataattttacatgtatcagctgtttaaattttctaaagaattaataaacattatctctcactttaatttaaagacatccaagttaaaattattacaaatattgacgggggccaaaattcgaagtgtaccctgcttccaaaacatttttagccttagctgagtttgataatgaaaatttatttgtcatttgtatctaaatagcatgtttaaaactaaatttcaagtgaataactattttcaagtggctattcagtatttaTGGTCAGTTTCAGTCGGAATTTAACATTGAAGTTttcgtaaaattgatattaaaatgtcaaactcaaactcagccgagaccaaaacatgttttgtgaacacgggaccAGATATTCTTTAGTAATTcctattaatttttatttctgtttctctctttgattgtttgtttttgcaTATTATGGCTTTACATATAAGAGTATTATGTTCTTTTCTATTTGATACatgcggcaagttattctgcctttgcgagacggcgaccagtgcagaacaatccaggaatttaaaaaaaatattgtctttggCTAAGCTTGAAAAAACATATTATGGCTTCAACATATTGAGGAAAAAAATTAGGCACCAAGtctcagatttttaaaataaagtattttcgTTACTCTGAAAGCCATATTCCTTGTATCGAAACTATTTttagatttgatattttataaatacataataaGGTTAGTATATATCATAACACAACACTTTTTCTGACCAGCCTTTCTCTCAACATTAAattattagatattttaacatttagggtaatattcctgcttctggaacAATTcgatagtcgagcttggctgtcgtacggacagttcttgttaaGAGTAGTTCTCAAACATATGAATAACaatgtttataataatatttataatttcaactccttataacacacacacacacacacacgcacgcacgcacacagagtgattggagagagagagagagagagagagagagagagagagagagagagagttcgTCACAGAATGTGAGGAACTGATTAAAACCTTTGTGTAAGATTTAGAACTGTAAATTATGAACTGCAGCATTTGTTGTCGTTGGAAATAAGATTGAAAATAATCTTCTGACTTTGTGTCATCAAGAAATGAACGTAGCTGAAGACATCTCACTGTCGACCAAAACAGAACTCAATGCGCTAAGCACTCCAGTAGAACAATAATCTTGTGAAACTTAATGACAGAAATGACTTTCTCTTAAAAGTCAGCAGAATGTaggatttagtgtttaaaatacaaacatattgCTACACCTTAGTATGcatacacacatatataatacTGTGTATATGTTACAGGCATTTACTAATTTTAGGCgttttacaaaatgacaaaagtaGTTGGTCATTATGTAAATTGCCTAAAATGAAAGGTATTGTGTATAATGCCTAGAAAAATACTGACCAATTTAAGATGCCTGATAATACTAAATTATAATATGCAATTTGTTAAATTGTTAGGTTAAGGTATGACCcaactaatggtgaatatttcaaatgtacaaaacaatgttacagcaatatactgtatccagtgagatacttgtatgcaaaacttaacaacttttaccgtgccgttcttttataattttattttggtaaacaattataaaacacaaaataaaaccgTGAACATCATCATCATGGTACGCATTAATGTTTCGGTGTGCCACAATATTGTTCATGCCATTTATGGAACCATAAATGGAGTCGAAGGTTACGGTTCTCCAGTTGTTTAGTACCTACATCTGTGAATATGCACATATATTATATCAACAAGAATTTTCccaaaatgcatttttgtcacAGACTTTCCTTTTCGTGtatgttaatatttaaaaaaaaatgtttaagattattttgattgacaagttCGACACCAAAACATACTGTATGGGAATGATCACGGGTCATTGAAACACAGGACCTAAATATCCACCCTTTACAATCTCCTGCAAATCATGGCATATCAGCTGTAAAAGATTGAAAGTAACCCACCTTTTAGTTAATACAATGTCTGGAATTAAGGACAGATGGACAAAATGTGCGATGCTTAATATATGCCAATATAGGGTCGTAATAAAATAATGCTATTAATCTCACCGGGAAAGACTGCCTGCAGCATATCgagggttgaacgcaatactgtagtaactcctattaaataaagaaggacttacaacagtattgcgttcaaccctcGATATGTATATAGGCCAGGATTTTTGTGGCCTCTTTCGTGGCGCAGGAGGCTTTTTCTTGAAGTATATTCCCTTGCACATTCCTGGCACACAAACTTCTGAAATGTAAATGCGCTTTAGTActacaataataatgatattcaTATTGATTCTGAAACAAAAAGCACATTCCGAACAAAATGTCTTTGAATAAGATATCtggaaatacatatacatttcaTGACCAACAAACCAGTACCATTTCTGATGTCTTTTCACAACTGTTACTGATGTTCATGACAGTTTCTTTTTCAGCAACAAACAGTATTTGTTACAAAAGTTGATCTAGACATGATATTTTACTCTTTGTTGCTATTTTTTTAGTCCCCCGCCACaggtggtgggggttataggaataaTCTCCTTCCGTCCTTCTGTTCTTCCGTCCTTtcatcttccgtccttccgtaacattttgtgtccgctctgtatctccaaaaccccttgaagcattttcatgaaacttggtttaaatgatcatctcatcaagaggatgtgcagaacttatgagtcagccatgtcagctcaaggtcaatgtcacaacacaaggtcaaaggtttgagccttccattttgtgtccgctctgtatctcctaaacccttgaaggattttcatcaaacttgggtcaaatgatcacctcatcaagaacttatgagtcagccacgtccactcaaggtcaaggtcacaactcaaggtcaaaggtttgagctctgtatctccttaaccccttttaggattttcatgaaactttggtcaaatgatcacctcatctagacgatgtgcagaattcagtggtcagccatgtcagttcaaggtcaatgtcacagctcaaggtcaaaggtttaccctttcactatccataccagtggtgggggatttagctgtctttcagactgccttgttatattATAAGATTAATTACCACTTTCCGACTGCGCTTCGCTTGTTTAATATAATTCCGCAAAAAGAGAGAAAGATTTAAGAAAAGAAATGTTTCGAAATTCGTTGAATATAGATATTAcgcccccgtcttagcatcaagAGAAACGGCGCATGCTTAGCAAGTTGATAAATCTGGTCCTGAAAGCTATTGAAGGCtcttaacattttcaaatttgttcacttcagatgcgcggttgcacttttagagaaaacgagCGGACTTTGAAACAgaaaact
This is a stretch of genomic DNA from Mercenaria mercenaria strain notata chromosome 4, MADL_Memer_1, whole genome shotgun sequence. It encodes these proteins:
- the LOC128556573 gene encoding uncharacterized protein LOC128556573, whose protein sequence is MPRRILVFLTCVVVQILLQAGNINQKQNRSYLERDGKHPFFIIVTAAYVGIQILAFEALVQKSWKHWQNKVEIKDDLYRPWSKVGKLSKLPFLKEFASIPVQKYWTLPFSLGEYLNKAENGNKVEFMNYEWGRYESFKNFPMDSPARPMRLASNGFYYTGTKDTVECFSCKLKYSGWKECDKPDTLHKLLSPDCDFMKDVDSTNVPIHPTFESISNYSEYPPEGAIGGASCSTDGYAENCYSNIQVQHQTRQSQVTNDAISSRRINHKFPDYENSQHRMDSFNNWPCADVIASCVLVEAGFYYAGFSDCVRCFSCGGGLRNWEYGDGPWEEHARWFPECKFLREQKGLEFIRRYQDTRTDSDDDQLPTEAIVSGEEALRTLEENSKHNEADNNVINENENEGERKIACNVKGKLNEMGFLYSFHHIMKAIHQLRCNGGQISIESVITHLIDNTEDFESHGEAEGTDISEQEPVFVGNFCSNNEAENKTEHNAKSSGDISSDLSNTLTVADQSTLQKENTKLKNQLVCKICMDSDSNVVFIPCGHMVSCEKCAPHIRKCAVCRVPIKGRVKAFMTHMCSLVTFRSKMFSRPLQYLIVICLTSLCFISMADRVRVITEMNIISVISCAYLHQLGFFSCLKNKQKSVVLLSCLFCCWYVFVIWISLNSKNTHINYGRSNNSILSVNKKLDLYNRNISKRLQKYKGDHYQHLFSFSHVSRQKCWVFPSSLETYFQELENNRNGARLMRFEWARYETFKTFPFDSPVMPIRLASNGFYYNGSGDSVTCFSCGLEYRGWREGDSVADIHARLSPDCHFIVGADRRNVGIHADEVQGATGGGSSVTDGSIRSGEVYVQRQSRQSEASGTSLYTQPRHKYPDHENYHYRMNTFTGWPCSDVIDPGLLVSAGFFYAGISDCVRCFSCGGGLRNWEYCDSPWEEHARWFPECGFLREQKGSEFIRQHREVQSDSDEQESSPTAVVSGEEALNTVKENRGPKKPSIGSTASKVKTNYGDSKMSTEALLSEKLLAQQTILSKGFSLADIQTSLERTAITDVTESAIATVLDDMLKHSQAHGTEHSDKIASSYDQKQLHHSTDATAAQATLKGATNTSIELDQKVLQEENSRLIDQLTCKICMDKESNVVFIPCGHMVSCETCAPHIRKCAICRQPIKGRVKAFMS